One Phaseolus vulgaris cultivar G19833 chromosome 4, P. vulgaris v2.0, whole genome shotgun sequence DNA window includes the following coding sequences:
- the LOC137837624 gene encoding tripeptidyl-peptidase 2 isoform X1: MPCSSSTPTTTGDNSSNTSNKNRDGSSSLREFKLNESTFLASLMPKKEIGVDRFLDAHPEYDGRGALIAIFDSGVDPAADGLQITSDGKPKVLDVIDCTGSGDIDISKVVKADADGHIFGASGASLVINTSWKNPSGEWHVGYKLVYELFTETLTSRLKKERKKKWDEKNQEEIAKAVKQLADFDQQHIKVDDIHLKRAREDIQNRLDILRRQSESYDDRGPVIDAVVWHDGEVWRVALDTQSLEDDPNSGKLVNFVPLTNYRIERKYGVFSKLDACTFVVNVYNDGNVLSVVTDSSPHATHVAGIATAFHPKEPLLNGVAPGAQIISCKIGDSRLGSMETGTGLTRALIAAVEHKCDLINMSYGEGTLLPDYGRFVDLVNEVVNKHRLIFVSSAGNSGPALSTVGAPGGTSSSIIGVGAYVSPAMAAGAHCVVEPPSDGLEYTWSSRGPTGDGDLGVCVSAPGGAVAPVPTWTLQRRMLMNGTSMASPSACGGTALVISAMKAEGIPVSPYSVRIALENTAVPIGDLPEDKLSTGQGLMQVDKAFEYIQKCQNVSSVWYQIKIQQSGKTNPSSRGIYLREASACMQSTEWTVQVNPKFHEDADNLEDLVPFEEYIELHSTEEAVVKAPDYLLLTNNGRTFNVVVDPSNLSDGLHYFEVYGIDYKAPWRGPLFRIPITITKPKAVTNLPPQISFSKMLFQPGHIERRYIEVPHGATWAEATMKTSDFDTARRFYVDAVQLCPLQRPLKWETAVTFPSPAAKSFAFRVVSGQTLELVISQFWSSGIGSHETASVDFEVVFHGIKVNQDVILDGSDAPVRIDTETLLVSEELAPVAILNKIRVPYRPVDSKIIALSTDRDKLPSGKQILALTLTYKIKLEDGAQIKPHVPLLNDRIYDTKFESQFYMISDSNKRIYSCGDVYPSSSNLPKGEYTLQFYLRHDNVQILEKMRHLVLFIERNLEEKDVIRLSFFSQPDGPLMGNGSFKSSSLVPGIKEGLYIGPPQKEKLPKNSPQGSVLLGTISYGKLSFAGQGENKNPEKHPASYTISYIVPPNKIDEDKGKGSSLSSKKTVSERINEEVRDTKIKVLASLKQETGEERLEWKELSALLKSEYPKYTPLLATILEGLVSRSNVKDKINHDEEVIGAADEVIDSIDREELAKFFALKNDPEEEEAENIRKKMELTRDQLAEALYQKGLALAEIESLKLADLTWCILSKDVDKSPTSAGTEGAKGGLDKKQSTDDRKDLFEENFKELKKWVDVKSAKYGILLVTRERRAQRLGTALKVLCDIIQDDAELAKKKFYDLKLSLLDEIGWTHLATYERQWMHVRFPPSLPLF, encoded by the exons ATGCCGTGTTCTTCCTCCACTCCCACCACCACCGGCGATAACAGCAGCAACACCAGTAACAAGAATAGAGATGGTTCTTCCTCTCTGCGCGAGTTCAAGCTGAACGAATCCACTTTCCTAGCTTCGCTCATGCCTAAGAAGGAGATTGGCGTCGATCGTTTCCTCGACGCTCATCCTGAGTACGACGGTCGCGGCGCTCTCATCGCAATCTTCG ATTCTGGTGTAGACCCTGCTGCTGATGGATTACAGATTACCTCGGATGGAAAACCAAAAGTTCTCGATGTCATTGATTG CACAGGAAGTGGTGATATTGATATCTCAAAGGTGGTGAAGGCTGATGCTGACGGTCATATTTTTGGGGCTTCAG GGGCATCATTGGTTATCAATACATCATGGAAGAATCCTTCTGGTGAATGGCATGTGGGTTATAAATTGGTTTATGAGCTATTCACGGAAACTTTGACTTCTCGTTTGAAG aaagaaagaaagaaaaagtggGATGAGAAAAACCAGGAGGAAATTGCTAAGGCTGTAAAACAACTTGCTGACTTTGATCAG CAACACATCAAGGTAGATGATATACATCTTAAAAGGGCCCGGGAAGATATCCAGAATAGACTTGATATTCTGAGAAGGCAATCTGAG AGCTATGATGATAGAGGGCCTGTCATAGATGCTGTTGTCTGGCATGATGGAGAGGTTTGGAGGGTTGCCCTTGACACACAGAGTCTGGAGGATGATCCAAATAGCGGGAAGCTTGTTAATTTTGTGCCTTTAACTAATTATAG GATAGAGAGGAAGTATGGTGTCTTCAGCAAATTAGATGCCTGTACATTTGTTGTTAATGTCTATAATGATGGGAATGTCTTGAGTGTCGTAACTGACAGTTCTCCACATGCCACCCATGTTGCTGGTATAGCTACTGCTTTCCACCCAAAG GAGCCCTTGTTGAATGGAGTTGCACCTGGCGCGCAAATAATATCGTGTAAAATTGGGGATTCTCGCTTAGGTTCAATGGAAACAGGAACTGGTTTAACTCGGGCACTGATAGCAGCTGTGGAG CATAAGTGTGACCTTATCAACATGAGTTATGGTGAAGGAACATTACTACCAGACTATGGGCGCTTTGTTGACCTTGTGAATGAA GTGGTGAACAAGCATCGTCTGATATTTGTGAGCAGTGCTGGTAATAGTGGGCCAGCATTGAGCACTGTTGGTGCACCTGGTGGTACTTCTTCAAGTATCATAGGTGTTGGTGCATATGTGTCTCCTGCTATGGCTGCTGGTGCTCATTGTGTTGTTGAACCTCCTTCTGATGGGCTTGAATACACTTG GTCTAGCCGAGGACCAACAGGTGATGGAGACCTTGGTGTTTGTGTGAGTGCTCCGGGTGGTGCTGTTGCTCCTGTTCCCACATGGACTCTGCAACGGCGTATGCTCATGAATGGGACATCAATGGCATCACCATCAGCCTGTGGAGGAACTGCATTGGTCATAAGTGCAATGAAG GCTGAGGGAATTCCTGTGAGTCCATACAGTGTGAGGATAGCACTTGAAAATACTGCAGTCCCCATAGGTGATTTACCTGAGGATAAATTATCCACTGGACAAGGGCTTATGCAAGTTGACAA GGCTTTTGAATATATACAGAAGTGTCAAAATGTTTCGAGTGTTTGGTATCAAATAAAAATCCAACAATCTGGAAAAACTA ATCCTTCATCAAGGGGAATCTACCTCAGGGAGGCTAGTGCTTGCATGCAATCTACTGAG TGGACAGTTCAAGTTAATCCAAAATTTCATGAAGATGCTGACAACTTAGAGGATTTGGTTCCATTTGAGGAGTACATTGAATTACATTCTACAGAAGAGGCAGTTGTGAAGGCCCCTGACTATCTATTGCTCACTAATAATGGTCGCACCTTCAA TGTAGTGGTTGATCCTTCCAATCTTTCTGATGGTCTTCATTACTTCGAGGTCTATGGTATTGACTACAAAGCTCCATGGCGTGGTCCTCTTTTCAGAATTCCAATCACCATAACAAAGCCTAAGGCTGTAACTAACCTGCCTCCACAAATTTCTTTTTCAAAGATGTTATTCCAGCCAG GCCATATAGAAAGAAGATACATCGAAGTGCCCCATGGTGCAACTTGGGCCGAAGCAACGATGAAAACATCAGACTTCGACACAGCAAGAAGATTTTATGTGGATGCTGTTCAG CTGTGCCCACTGCAAAGACCTTTGAAATGGGAGACTGCTGTAACTTTTCCTTCTCCTGCTGCCAAAAGCTTTGCCTTTAGGGTAGTAAGTGGTCAGACATTGGAACTAGTCATTTCTCAGTTCTGGTCAAGTGGCATAGGGAGTCATGAGACTGCGAGTGTGGATTTTGAG GTTGTGTTTCACGGAATAAAAGTCAATCAAGATGTTATACTTGATGGTAGTGACGCACCAGTTAGGATTGACACTGAAACTCTACTGGTATCTGAGGAACTTGCACCTGTGGCAATTCTAAACAAG ATTAGGGTACCATATCGACCAGTAGATTCTAAGATTATTGCACTTTCAACAGATCGGGACAAACTTCCTTCTGGAAAGCAGATACTGGCATTGACTTTGAC CTACAAGATCAAATTGGAAGATGGAGCTCAAATAAAACCTCACGTACCATTGTTAAATGACCGGATATATGACACTAAATTTGAGTCCCAATTTTACATGATTTCTGACTCGAACAAg CGCATATATTCATGTGGTGATGTCTATCCGAGTTCTTCTAATCTTCCCAAAGGAGAATATACTTTACAGTTTTATTTGAG GCATGACAATGTGCAGATTTTGGAAAAGATGAGGCATTTGGTGTTATTCATTGAGCGAAATTTGGAAGAGAAg GATGTCATTCGGTTAAGCTTTTTCTCTCAACCTGATGGCCCACTGATGGGAAATGGTTCCTTTAAGTCCTCATCTCTAGTTCCAGG TATAAAAGAAGGATTATATATTGGTCCACCACAAAAAGAAAAGCTTCCCAAG AATTCTCCACAGGGATCTGTATTGCTAGGGACAATTTCATATGGGAAACTATCATTTGCTGGTCAGGGAGAAAATAAAAATCCTGAAAAGCACCCTGCTTCATATACAATTTCTTATATAGTTCCCCCAAATAAG ATTGACGAGGACAAGGGAAAAGGTTCTTCCTTATCTTCCAAGAAGACTGTTTCAGAACGCATAAACGAAGAG GTAAGAGATACTAAAATAAAAGTTCTAGCAAGCCTAAAACAAGAAACTGGTGAAGAGCGCTTGGAGTGGAAAGAGCTATCTGCCTTGCTTAAA TCAGAATATCCAAAGTACACTCCATTACTTGCAACCATTTTGGAAGGTTTAGTTTCAAGGAGTAATGTCAAAGACAAAATTAATCATGATGAAGAG GTGATTGGTGCAGCCGATGAGGTGATTGACAGTATTGATAGGGAAGAGCTGGCAAAATTTTTTGCACTAAAAAATGAtccagaagaagaagaagcagag AATATCAGGAAAAAGATGGAGTTAACCCGAGACCAATTGGCAGAGGCACTCTACCAAAAGGGGCTTGCGCTGGCAGAGATTGAGTCTTTAAAG TTGGCAGACTTGACTTGGTGTATATTATCAAAGGACGTAGATAAGTCCCCAACTTCGGCTGGCACAGAAGGGGCAAAAGGAGGCTTGGACAAAAAACAATCTACAGATGATCGCAAAGATTTGTTTGAAGAGAATTTCAAAGAACTGAAGAAATGGGTTGATGTGAAGTCAGCTAAATATGGAATTCTCTTAGTAACACGTGAGAGGCGAGCTCAAAGGCTTGGGACAGCATTGAAG GTACTGTGTGACATAATTCAAGATGATGCTGAGCTTGCCAAAAAGAAATTCTACGATCTAAAACTGTCTTTGCTTGATGAGATTGGATGGACACATTTAGCCACATATGAAAGACAGTGGATGCATGTGCGTTTCCCTCCAAGCTTGCCTCTCTTCTAG
- the LOC137837624 gene encoding tripeptidyl-peptidase 2 isoform X2, translating to MPCSSSTPTTTGDNSSNTSNKNRDGSSSLREFKLNESTFLASLMPKKEIGVDRFLDAHPEYDGRGALIAIFDSGVDPAADGLQITSDGKPKVLDVIDCTGSGDIDISKVVKADADGHIFGASGASLVINTSWKNPSGEWHVGYKLVYELFTETLTSRLKKERKKKWDEKNQEEIAKAVKQLADFDQQHIKVDDIHLKRAREDIQNRLDILRRQSESYDDRGPVIDAVVWHDGEVWRVALDTQSLEDDPNSGKLVNFVPLTNYRIERKYGVFSKLDACTFVVNVYNDGNVLSVVTDSSPHATHVAGIATAFHPKEPLLNGVAPGAQIISCKIGDSRLGSMETGTGLTRALIAAVEHKCDLINMSYGEGTLLPDYGRFVDLVNEVVNKHRLIFVSSAGNSGPALSTVGAPGGTSSSIIGVGAYVSPAMAAGAHCVVEPPSDGLEYTWSSRGPTGDGDLGVCVSAPGGAVAPVPTWTLQRRMLMNGTSMASPSACGGTALVISAMKAEGIPVSPYSVRIALENTAVPIGDLPEDKLSTGQGLMQVDKAFEYIQKCQNVSSVWYQIKIQQSGKTNPSSRGIYLREASACMQSTEWTVQVNPKFHEDADNLEDLVPFEEYIELHSTEEAVVKAPDYLLLTNNGRTFNVVVDPSNLSDGLHYFEVYGIDYKAPWRGPLFRIPITITKPKAVTNLPPQISFSKMLFQPGHIERRYIEVPHGATWAEATMKTSDFDTARRFYVDAVQLCPLQRPLKWETAVTFPSPAAKSFAFRVVSGQTLELVISQFWSSGIGSHETASVDFEVVFHGIKVNQDVILDGSDAPVRIDTETLLVSEELAPVAILNKIRVPYRPVDSKIIALSTDRDKLPSGKQILALTLTYKIKLEDGAQIKPHVPLLNDRIYDTKFESQFYMISDSNKRIYSCGDVYPSSSNLPKGEYTLQFYLRHDNVQILEKMRHLVLFIERNLEEKDVIRLSFFSQPDGPLMGNGSFKSSSLVPGIKEGLYIGPPQKEKLPKNSPQGSVLLGTISYGKLSFAGQGENKNPEKHPASYTISYIVPPNKIDEDKGKGSSLSSKKTVSERINEEVRDTKIKVLASLKQETGEERLEWKELSALLKSEYPKYTPLLATILEGLVSRSNVKDKINHDEEVIGAADEVIDSIDREELAKFFALKNDPEEEEAENIRKKMELTRDQLAEALYQKGLALAEIESLKDVDKSPTSAGTEGAKGGLDKKQSTDDRKDLFEENFKELKKWVDVKSAKYGILLVTRERRAQRLGTALKVLCDIIQDDAELAKKKFYDLKLSLLDEIGWTHLATYERQWMHVRFPPSLPLF from the exons ATGCCGTGTTCTTCCTCCACTCCCACCACCACCGGCGATAACAGCAGCAACACCAGTAACAAGAATAGAGATGGTTCTTCCTCTCTGCGCGAGTTCAAGCTGAACGAATCCACTTTCCTAGCTTCGCTCATGCCTAAGAAGGAGATTGGCGTCGATCGTTTCCTCGACGCTCATCCTGAGTACGACGGTCGCGGCGCTCTCATCGCAATCTTCG ATTCTGGTGTAGACCCTGCTGCTGATGGATTACAGATTACCTCGGATGGAAAACCAAAAGTTCTCGATGTCATTGATTG CACAGGAAGTGGTGATATTGATATCTCAAAGGTGGTGAAGGCTGATGCTGACGGTCATATTTTTGGGGCTTCAG GGGCATCATTGGTTATCAATACATCATGGAAGAATCCTTCTGGTGAATGGCATGTGGGTTATAAATTGGTTTATGAGCTATTCACGGAAACTTTGACTTCTCGTTTGAAG aaagaaagaaagaaaaagtggGATGAGAAAAACCAGGAGGAAATTGCTAAGGCTGTAAAACAACTTGCTGACTTTGATCAG CAACACATCAAGGTAGATGATATACATCTTAAAAGGGCCCGGGAAGATATCCAGAATAGACTTGATATTCTGAGAAGGCAATCTGAG AGCTATGATGATAGAGGGCCTGTCATAGATGCTGTTGTCTGGCATGATGGAGAGGTTTGGAGGGTTGCCCTTGACACACAGAGTCTGGAGGATGATCCAAATAGCGGGAAGCTTGTTAATTTTGTGCCTTTAACTAATTATAG GATAGAGAGGAAGTATGGTGTCTTCAGCAAATTAGATGCCTGTACATTTGTTGTTAATGTCTATAATGATGGGAATGTCTTGAGTGTCGTAACTGACAGTTCTCCACATGCCACCCATGTTGCTGGTATAGCTACTGCTTTCCACCCAAAG GAGCCCTTGTTGAATGGAGTTGCACCTGGCGCGCAAATAATATCGTGTAAAATTGGGGATTCTCGCTTAGGTTCAATGGAAACAGGAACTGGTTTAACTCGGGCACTGATAGCAGCTGTGGAG CATAAGTGTGACCTTATCAACATGAGTTATGGTGAAGGAACATTACTACCAGACTATGGGCGCTTTGTTGACCTTGTGAATGAA GTGGTGAACAAGCATCGTCTGATATTTGTGAGCAGTGCTGGTAATAGTGGGCCAGCATTGAGCACTGTTGGTGCACCTGGTGGTACTTCTTCAAGTATCATAGGTGTTGGTGCATATGTGTCTCCTGCTATGGCTGCTGGTGCTCATTGTGTTGTTGAACCTCCTTCTGATGGGCTTGAATACACTTG GTCTAGCCGAGGACCAACAGGTGATGGAGACCTTGGTGTTTGTGTGAGTGCTCCGGGTGGTGCTGTTGCTCCTGTTCCCACATGGACTCTGCAACGGCGTATGCTCATGAATGGGACATCAATGGCATCACCATCAGCCTGTGGAGGAACTGCATTGGTCATAAGTGCAATGAAG GCTGAGGGAATTCCTGTGAGTCCATACAGTGTGAGGATAGCACTTGAAAATACTGCAGTCCCCATAGGTGATTTACCTGAGGATAAATTATCCACTGGACAAGGGCTTATGCAAGTTGACAA GGCTTTTGAATATATACAGAAGTGTCAAAATGTTTCGAGTGTTTGGTATCAAATAAAAATCCAACAATCTGGAAAAACTA ATCCTTCATCAAGGGGAATCTACCTCAGGGAGGCTAGTGCTTGCATGCAATCTACTGAG TGGACAGTTCAAGTTAATCCAAAATTTCATGAAGATGCTGACAACTTAGAGGATTTGGTTCCATTTGAGGAGTACATTGAATTACATTCTACAGAAGAGGCAGTTGTGAAGGCCCCTGACTATCTATTGCTCACTAATAATGGTCGCACCTTCAA TGTAGTGGTTGATCCTTCCAATCTTTCTGATGGTCTTCATTACTTCGAGGTCTATGGTATTGACTACAAAGCTCCATGGCGTGGTCCTCTTTTCAGAATTCCAATCACCATAACAAAGCCTAAGGCTGTAACTAACCTGCCTCCACAAATTTCTTTTTCAAAGATGTTATTCCAGCCAG GCCATATAGAAAGAAGATACATCGAAGTGCCCCATGGTGCAACTTGGGCCGAAGCAACGATGAAAACATCAGACTTCGACACAGCAAGAAGATTTTATGTGGATGCTGTTCAG CTGTGCCCACTGCAAAGACCTTTGAAATGGGAGACTGCTGTAACTTTTCCTTCTCCTGCTGCCAAAAGCTTTGCCTTTAGGGTAGTAAGTGGTCAGACATTGGAACTAGTCATTTCTCAGTTCTGGTCAAGTGGCATAGGGAGTCATGAGACTGCGAGTGTGGATTTTGAG GTTGTGTTTCACGGAATAAAAGTCAATCAAGATGTTATACTTGATGGTAGTGACGCACCAGTTAGGATTGACACTGAAACTCTACTGGTATCTGAGGAACTTGCACCTGTGGCAATTCTAAACAAG ATTAGGGTACCATATCGACCAGTAGATTCTAAGATTATTGCACTTTCAACAGATCGGGACAAACTTCCTTCTGGAAAGCAGATACTGGCATTGACTTTGAC CTACAAGATCAAATTGGAAGATGGAGCTCAAATAAAACCTCACGTACCATTGTTAAATGACCGGATATATGACACTAAATTTGAGTCCCAATTTTACATGATTTCTGACTCGAACAAg CGCATATATTCATGTGGTGATGTCTATCCGAGTTCTTCTAATCTTCCCAAAGGAGAATATACTTTACAGTTTTATTTGAG GCATGACAATGTGCAGATTTTGGAAAAGATGAGGCATTTGGTGTTATTCATTGAGCGAAATTTGGAAGAGAAg GATGTCATTCGGTTAAGCTTTTTCTCTCAACCTGATGGCCCACTGATGGGAAATGGTTCCTTTAAGTCCTCATCTCTAGTTCCAGG TATAAAAGAAGGATTATATATTGGTCCACCACAAAAAGAAAAGCTTCCCAAG AATTCTCCACAGGGATCTGTATTGCTAGGGACAATTTCATATGGGAAACTATCATTTGCTGGTCAGGGAGAAAATAAAAATCCTGAAAAGCACCCTGCTTCATATACAATTTCTTATATAGTTCCCCCAAATAAG ATTGACGAGGACAAGGGAAAAGGTTCTTCCTTATCTTCCAAGAAGACTGTTTCAGAACGCATAAACGAAGAG GTAAGAGATACTAAAATAAAAGTTCTAGCAAGCCTAAAACAAGAAACTGGTGAAGAGCGCTTGGAGTGGAAAGAGCTATCTGCCTTGCTTAAA TCAGAATATCCAAAGTACACTCCATTACTTGCAACCATTTTGGAAGGTTTAGTTTCAAGGAGTAATGTCAAAGACAAAATTAATCATGATGAAGAG GTGATTGGTGCAGCCGATGAGGTGATTGACAGTATTGATAGGGAAGAGCTGGCAAAATTTTTTGCACTAAAAAATGAtccagaagaagaagaagcagag AATATCAGGAAAAAGATGGAGTTAACCCGAGACCAATTGGCAGAGGCACTCTACCAAAAGGGGCTTGCGCTGGCAGAGATTGAGTCTTTAAAG GACGTAGATAAGTCCCCAACTTCGGCTGGCACAGAAGGGGCAAAAGGAGGCTTGGACAAAAAACAATCTACAGATGATCGCAAAGATTTGTTTGAAGAGAATTTCAAAGAACTGAAGAAATGGGTTGATGTGAAGTCAGCTAAATATGGAATTCTCTTAGTAACACGTGAGAGGCGAGCTCAAAGGCTTGGGACAGCATTGAAG GTACTGTGTGACATAATTCAAGATGATGCTGAGCTTGCCAAAAAGAAATTCTACGATCTAAAACTGTCTTTGCTTGATGAGATTGGATGGACACATTTAGCCACATATGAAAGACAGTGGATGCATGTGCGTTTCCCTCCAAGCTTGCCTCTCTTCTAG